The following proteins are co-located in the Aurantiacibacter atlanticus genome:
- a CDS encoding RES family NAD+ phosphorylase, whose translation MKLWRLTQKRFLHLNGAGAELSGGRWTSPGLPVVNFASEAGLAVLVVLRYLPRDLERIDEDYFLGWTDVDHEPEDIAFEKDAAEKRRLGDAWLNSRRTLLARVQSAVLPEASIILMNPRHSAAAEIAPLKTRPFSFKKCLELPPFPS comes from the coding sequence ATGAAGCTTTGGCGCCTTACTCAAAAGCGGTTCCTGCACCTTAATGGAGCAGGTGCCGAGCTGAGTGGCGGTAGATGGACATCGCCGGGGCTACCAGTTGTGAACTTTGCTTCAGAGGCTGGTCTCGCGGTGTTGGTAGTCCTCCGATATCTGCCCCGAGACCTCGAGAGGATTGATGAGGACTATTTTTTGGGCTGGACTGACGTTGATCACGAACCGGAAGATATCGCTTTTGAGAAAGATGCGGCTGAAAAGCGCCGACTTGGGGATGCCTGGCTGAATTCACGCCGAACTCTGTTGGCTCGTGTCCAGTCAGCAGTGCTGCCTGAGGCGTCAATCATCTTGATGAACCCTCGTCATTCCGCGGCGGCTGAAATTGCTCCTCTGAAGACCAGACCATTCAGCTTCAAGAAGTGTCTGGAGCTTCCTCCATTTCCCAGTTGA
- a CDS encoding DUF6580 family putative transport protein → MDRHLKDGLLAVSLALAGVLSHALPHPMGVSTVGAIGMVAAAYLPRRLMLVPVLATVLLIDAVNGYYSALAMSFVYAGHLLAAVAVRPVLGKIGIRPVAFAAIASAVVFYHISNLTPMAMGFYPNTVEGWIACYIAGLPFLLKGILANALYGGAAFVIIALTGAFDADRFAAAKRH, encoded by the coding sequence ATGGACCGACATTTGAAAGACGGCCTTCTGGCCGTATCGCTTGCGCTTGCTGGCGTTCTCTCCCACGCTTTGCCGCATCCGATGGGCGTATCGACCGTCGGCGCGATCGGCATGGTCGCGGCCGCCTATCTTCCACGCAGGTTGATGCTGGTGCCGGTGCTGGCGACGGTGTTGCTGATAGATGCAGTGAATGGATATTACTCTGCGCTCGCCATGAGTTTCGTTTACGCGGGGCATCTGCTTGCCGCGGTTGCAGTGCGGCCGGTGTTGGGCAAGATCGGAATTAGGCCTGTGGCCTTCGCGGCAATCGCAAGCGCAGTGGTATTCTACCACATTTCAAACCTTACACCGATGGCAATGGGTTTCTATCCCAACACGGTGGAGGGATGGATCGCCTGTTACATCGCCGGGCTGCCCTTCCTGCTGAAGGGCATTCTCGCCAACGCATTATATGGCGGCGCGGCGTTCGTTATCATTGCACTGACAGGAGCTTTCGATGCGGATCGTTTCGCTGCTGCCAAGCGCCA
- the rlmB gene encoding 23S rRNA (guanosine(2251)-2'-O)-methyltransferase RlmB, which translates to MAKSKEKKNLRGRAGRMQGGRGSGRGNKGYVRLWGRHAVEAALKNPGRSHRKLWATREGIDSLDGELPEHFPLEYAEVTDLARMVARDAPHQGLVLECDPLEDILLAEVMDVDATRPILVLDQVTDPHNVGALLRSAAAFNAAAIVTQDRHAPPESGVVAKSASGALETVPWVRVVNLARALEEMAEAGYWRLGLAGEAEADFADALPAGPIAVVLGAEGEGMRHNVAQHCDALARLPISAVMESLNVSNAGAIALYAIATRSG; encoded by the coding sequence ATGGCGAAGAGCAAGGAAAAGAAGAACCTGCGCGGTCGGGCCGGACGCATGCAAGGCGGTCGGGGATCAGGGCGCGGCAACAAGGGCTACGTGCGCCTGTGGGGTCGCCATGCTGTTGAAGCGGCATTGAAAAACCCGGGGCGCAGCCACCGCAAATTATGGGCGACACGCGAAGGTATCGATTCGCTTGATGGCGAATTGCCGGAGCACTTCCCGCTCGAATATGCCGAGGTTACAGACCTTGCCCGGATGGTTGCACGTGATGCTCCGCATCAGGGACTGGTCCTCGAGTGTGATCCGCTGGAAGATATATTGCTGGCAGAAGTTATGGATGTCGATGCCACGCGCCCTATCCTGGTGCTCGACCAGGTGACCGATCCGCACAATGTCGGGGCGCTGTTGCGCTCTGCCGCGGCATTCAATGCCGCTGCTATCGTCACTCAGGATCGACACGCTCCGCCCGAAAGCGGCGTCGTTGCCAAATCCGCATCTGGCGCATTGGAAACCGTGCCGTGGGTGCGGGTCGTCAATCTCGCCCGTGCGCTGGAGGAGATGGCGGAAGCCGGCTACTGGCGGCTGGGTCTTGCTGGCGAGGCTGAAGCAGATTTTGCCGACGCATTGCCAGCCGGGCCGATCGCAGTTGTGCTTGGGGCGGAAGGCGAAGGCATGCGACACAATGTCGCACAGCATTGCGACGCATTGGCGCGCCTGCCAATCAGCGCAGTGATGGAAAGCCTCAATGTATCAAATGCTGGCGCCATCGCGCTTTACGCGATTGCGACACGTTCTGGATGA
- a CDS encoding HU family DNA-binding protein, which yields MNKNELIGAVADTSGLSRNDATKAVEAVFETITGTLSKGNEVRLVGFGTFSVAKRKASTGRNPRTGEPMTIKASTQPKFKAGKGLKDAVN from the coding sequence ATGAACAAGAACGAATTGATCGGCGCAGTAGCGGATACGAGCGGCCTTTCGCGCAACGATGCGACTAAGGCTGTTGAAGCCGTTTTCGAGACGATCACGGGCACCTTGTCCAAGGGTAATGAAGTCCGCCTTGTGGGCTTTGGCACGTTCTCGGTCGCCAAGCGCAAGGCTTCCACAGGCCGCAATCCGCGCACCGGAGAGCCGATGACAATCAAGGCATCGACCCAGCCCAAGTTCAAGGCTGGTAAGGGTCTGAAGGACGCTGTGAACTGA